ATTGCCCGCCGCATGTCGCAGTCGAAGCGCGAGGCGCCGCACTACTACCTCACGCTGGACGTGGACATGACCGAAGCGCTGCGAATGCGGGCGCAGATCAACGAGGGGTTGGGCGAAAGCGGCCGCGTGAGCGTCAACGACCTCCTCATCATTGCCTGCACGCGCGCCCTGCAGCAGCACCCGAACTTCAACTCCTGGTGGGTCGAAGACCACCTGCAGGTCCACGGCCGCATCAACATCGGCATCGCCATCGCCCTGGAGGACGGCCTCATCGCGCCCGCCGTGCTCGACTGCCAGGCGAAGCCGCTGACGCAGATCTCGCGAGAGGCTCGCGACCTTGCGGAGCGCGCCCGCAGCGGCGGCGCGCTCTCGCCGGAGGAGTACACGGCTGGCACCTTTACCATCACGAACCTGGGCGCCTTCGGCGTCGACTCCCTGATCGGCATCATCAACCCGCCCCAGACGGCGATCCTCGGCGTAGGCCGCGTCCAGGAGCGGCCGGTTGTGAAGGACGGCCAGGTGGTCGTACGCTCGATGATGACGCTCGCTCTCTCGGCGGACCACCGCGCGACGGACGGCGCCGAAGGCGCGCGCTTCCTGGCGACGCTAAAAGACCTGCTCGAGAAACCGGCCCTGATGTTCGTCTAGGAGCCAGCGAAAGGTCGCCGGCCTGCGCTCGCAGTCCTGGCCTGCTGAGATGCTGGACTGCCGGGCGCCGCGCTCAGTGCGTTTCGGCGGCCTCGTTCAGGGCACGGATGCGACGGGCGAGGATCGGCAGCATTGCGACGGCGACGCGCGAGCCCGGTGCATTCAATTCGGCGTTGAAGTCCCACTTCGTGAGGACCAGGCACTCGCAATCGTCCTTGGCGCGGGCGCTGGCGTTCCTCACCTGGTTGTCGAAGAGCGCCATTTCGCCGAAGAAACCGCCCGGCCCGTGAGTGTAGATGACGTGCTCTTCTGGCTTGCCCAGCCCGCGGACGATTTCGACGTGTCCCTTCGAGACGACGTAGAAGGCGATACCGAGGTCGCCTTCCCGGACGATGATGTCGCCCTTCTTGTACTCACGCTTGACTGTGACCTTGGCCAGCCGGGTAAGGTCCTTGCGCGGCATCTCGGAAAAGAGTTCGACCTGCTGCAGGGTATCTTCGACGGCCATCGCACCTTCCTGAAAAGGGCGCGTCCGTCCGCGCCCAACTCCTGTCCCCGTTCAAGCAGACGCATTCTATGCAGACCGATCTGCCTGGGCAACCCTCATCCGTCCCCGGCCGCTCGAAATCAGGGCGCGGCAAGCCGCAATTCAGCCACCGGATTGCAGAAACCAGGGTGATTACCTCTAAACTGCAACCCGGTTTATGCCGAAGTACCTGGAGGGCGATCTCCAGCAGGCAAGGAAGGCCGCCTTGCACATTCATCCTCACTCGCTTCCCTTTGTCCCGGGTCTCGGGTTGCACTGCCCGCAGATGGGCGCCTCGATCGACGCCGATGCTACGGCCGCGTGGAGGCCCGGGAGATGAGGACACCGGGACGCGCCACGCCGCGAGCTGGCCGTGGCGCCGCCCTGGACCGCGCCCAGTTGGAGGCCCTCCTCGAGGCAGCCTTCGGTCCGGCCCCACGCAACCCCGACGACCTCAGGATCGAAGTCGACCTCCTCGACCGTCAGGCGGCCGCGCTGGCGGAGATCGCGAACCGCCGAAGGCGCCGCTTCGGCCCTGATGAGGTCGAGCTCATTTTCGACGCCGTCGGAGAGTTCGCCGGCTATGAGGTCGCGGAGATGGCGGGTGTCGACCTGTCCGATCCAGAGGCCACGGTGCCGGCCCTGACGGCCTCCAGGCTGCGGGCCCTCATCGCGGGCGCTGCCTCGGCGCAGGGTGCTTCCCTCGAGGACCTCCTGGCCACGGTGTCCGAAGGCATCGCCGCGGAGCGCGCGCGCCTCGAGGCCGCGCTCGCGGCATTCGGGCGCGACCGCGAGGCCGGGCAGGAGGGTAACGCCGGAGGGAGCGCTTGAAGGTCGCTTTGCGCCGGTCCGCGGAGCCGGCCAGCAGCCCCTCGGTCCTGGCGGCCCTCGCGCGCGCCATCGTCAGCGACCTGGAGATGCCGCTGGCGGTGGTCCATGCCGCCTGCGGTGCCGCGAGGGCCTCCGCAGCGTCAAGCCGCGGAATCGAGGGCCTGCTGGAGGGCATCGAAACCGCAGTGCGCACGGTCAAGGCGGACGCCGCAGAAGTGCTGCGCCTGGCAGGCGGAGACCGCTAGGCGGCACGGCAGAACACAGTCAGGGAAAAGAAAGAGGCCCGCCGCGCGGCGGGCCTCTTCATAGCCGGGCCGGCTAACGGCTGCCCCTCAGGCGCGGGTCGAGGACGTCGCGCAGGGCGTCACCGAGCAGGTTGTAGGAGAACACCACGATGCCGATGGCAATGCCGGGGTAGATCGCCAGTCCGGGAGCGGTGCGCATGTACTCGCGGCCCTGGAGGCTGAGCATCTGGCCCCAGCTCGGGAATGGCGGCGGCAGGCCGTAGCCGAGGAAGCTCAGGCTGGCTTCCAGAAGCACTACGCCTCCGAGCCGGATCGTAGAGCCGAGGATGATCAGCGCCATCACGTTCGGCAGCACGTACTTCATCATGATCCGCCTGTCGCCGGCGCCGATCACGCGGCCGGCCTCGATGTACGGGCTGGCCATGATCGATAAGACCTGGCCCCGGATGATGCGAGAACCGGGTGGCCCGCCGAGGACGCCGATCACGGCGATCATCTGCCAGAGGCCGGACCCGAAGATGCCCAGCACGGTGATGATCACGACCAGGCCGGGAAGCGCCTGGAAGATGTCGACCAGACGCTGTGAGATCTTGTCGACCCAGCCGCCGTAGTAGGCGCTCATGATCCCGATGGTTGCGGCTATCGCCTCACTGATGAGGACGGCGCCGAAGGGGACGATGATCGACACGCGGGCGCCGTAGATCAGGCGGCTCAGGATGTCCCGGCCCAGCTCATCGGTACCCAGGAGATAGGTCGACGAGGGAGACTCCAGCCGGTCGCGCAGGTGGTTCTTGTCGTACTTGAAAGGCGCGACAAGGCCGGCCACGTAGGGTACGGGCTTACCCTCCGCGGCGGTAATCGCCGTCGAGACCGAGTCGTAGCCGCCGCCGAAGGGCGTCCCGGCGACGTGATAGATGAAATTCGCGGTCACCGGCACCAGGTCGCCGATGATCATCAGGGCGAAGACGATTAGCCCGCAGATGAAGCCCAGGGGCTTCCGCCTGGCGAAGGAGGCGAGTCCGGCGAAGACGCGGGCGGGTAGCGGGCGCTCTCGTTCCTGTCTCCAGCCCTCTATCTCCGCGATTCCGCCGAGTTGTTGTACGGCCATAGTCGTTCCTCCGTCCCTACCCGGCTACCTGTAACGGATCCTGGGGTCCAGGAATGAGTAGCTGATGTCCACCAGTAGCACCGAGAAGATGAGCAGCGTCGCGAAGACCAGGTTCAGGCCCTGGACCACGGGATAGTCGCGGATGTTCACCGAGTCTACCAGGTAACGCCCCATGCCCGGGATCACGAAAATCTGCTCGAAGATCACGGTCCCGGCGATGATCCCGGGAAGGCCCACGCCTATCACCGTCACCACGGGAATGAGGGCGTTGCGCAGCGCATGTTTGTAGAAGACCGTGGCGTTGCTGAGCCCCTTCGCGTGCGCCGTGCGCACATAGTCCTGGCGCAACACCTCCAGCATCTGCGTGCGCACGAGGCGGATGAGGCCGCCGCTGGGCGTCAATCCGATGATCAGCGCCGGCGTCGCCATGATCTTGAGGTGCGCTATCGGGTCCTCGGTGAGGGTCTTGAACTTGATCGGCGGCGCCCAGTTGAACCAGATCGACCCGAAGGTGATGACGAGGACGGCGATCCAGAAGCCGGGCACGGCGTTCAGGAGGATGGCCGCCGTCCGGAGCCCATAGTCGGGGAACTTGTCCTGCTTGACCGCGGCCCACACGCCCATGGGCACGGAGGCCGCGATCGCCGTCGCCTGTGCCCACAGGCCCAGCTCGAAGGAGATCGGAACGCGCCGTTTCATCTCCGAAGTGACGCTGCGGCCGTTATGGAGCGACTTGCCGAGGTTGCCCTGGAGCACGCCGGAGAATTTCTTCTCGGTGCAGTCACCCTGAGAGTTGCGCTTGAGGCACGTCGGCCAAAGGCCCATGTACTCGAGGTACTGCTGCGGGATGCTAGAGCTGAGGCCCAGCTCCCGCTCCAGGTTTTTGCGAAGCTGGGGGTCGTTGCGCCCGAACTCGCCGACAATCGTGTCGATAACGTCCTGGGGAAGGATCACCCGCAGGCCAACGAAAGTCAGGATCGAGACGCCGATCAGGGTCGGGAGTGAGAGGATTAACCTCTGCATTATGTAACGTTGCACTCTACGCGACCTCCTGTCTCGGCCAGCCCGTCCGGCAACGCGCCAGCCAGCGTCAGCTACGTGCGGTAAGTAAGGCTATCTATACTGCCTGGCCTCCCTGCTGGCAATACCTGAAATGGATTACCACAATGCGCAGGCCTCTCGGCGCAGGCCTCTCGGATCGTACGTTTGCGAACGTGCGCAGGGATTCACGGCGCATCCTAACATGAGGTCGCGCTGACAGCGGGCACTTGACGGCGCAGGGCAGCGCGCCGAACACGGCGGACCTCCACAGGCCTGAGACCGTCTCGCGCGGCGTTCATCCGCAGGGCGGCGATGCGCTCCCGGTCCGCCGTCGCGCCACGGAGGTTTAGGAACAAGGGAGGCGCTGGCATGGCGCTGGCGCATCTTACCCGCCATGCCCCGCGGGCGCGATGGCCGAAAGGCCGCCGTTTGCGATAATCGCTCAAAGCCCCGAGCAGACCTCTTTGGGAGAATGGAGCCGACCGGCATGCCGATGAATATCAGCTTCCAGAAGCACACCCTCAAGAACGGGCTCGACGTGATCCTGCACGAGGACCACTCGATCCCGATGGTCGCGGTGAACATCTGGTATCACGTGGGCTCACAGAACGAGGTGCCCGGGCGTACGGGCTTCGCCCACCTCTTCGAGCACGTCATGTTCGAAGGGTCGAAGCACCACAACAAGGAGTACTTCGAGCCGCTGCAGGAGGCCGGTGGCAACATCAACGGCTCTACCAGCACGGACCGCACGAACTACTACGAAAACGTGCCCTCGAACTACCTCGAGCTGGCGCTCTGGCTAGAGTCCGACCGCATGGGCTTCCTGCTCGACGCGCTGGACGAGCGCAAGTTCGAGATCCAGCGCGATGTGGTGAAAAACGAGCGCCGCCAGAGCTACGAGAACCGGCCCTACGGGATGGCGGGCTGGGAGATCCGCAAGGCGCTTTTCCCGCCGAACCACCCCTATCACTGGCAGACCATCGGCTCGCAGGAGGACCTCGACGCCGCGACGCTGGAGGACGTGAAGGACTTCTTCCGCCGCTTCTACGCGCCGAACAACGCCAGCCTGGCGATCGCCGGCGACATCAACCCGGAGGAGGCGCTGAAGCTGGTCGAGAAGTACTTCGGCGACCTGCCGCCGGCCCCGCCAGTGCCGAGGCTGGAGCGCTGGACGCCCCGCCCAGACCACGAGATCCGTGTGAACCTGCTGGATCGCGTGCAGCTCGAGCGCATCTTCTTCTCCTGGGTCACGCCGCCGCGCTTTGACCCCGACGAAGCTCCGCTCGACGTGCTCGTCTCCATCCTGGGTGAGGGCCGGAGCTCGCGCCTGCACCGCTCGCTGGTGTACGAGAAGCAGATCGCGCGCGAGGCCAGCGCCTACTACGCCGCGATGGAAATCGCCGGCGAGTTGCGGATGGACGCCACTGTCGCGCCCGGACACTCGGTCGACGAGGTGGAAGCCGCGCTCCTCGCCGAGGTGCGCCGCATCCAGGAAGAGCCTCCATCCGAGGAGGAGGTGCAGCGCGCCGTCAACCGCCTCGAGGCCTATTACGTGCGTCAGCTCGAGAGCCTCGGCGGATTCGGCGGCCGCGCCGACCTCCTCAACTACTTCAACGTCCTCGCCGGTGACCCCGGGCGCATCAACTCAGACTTCGACCGCTACACCCGGGTGTCACCAGAGGACGTCCGGCGGGTGGCGAGGGAGTGGCTCACCGAGGGGCGCGTGCGCCTGGTGGTGCGGCCGAAGCCCGAGCTCGCGCCCCTGCCGCCGAAGGTCGACCGCAGCGTGAAGCCGCCGCCGGCGCCTCAGCCGGCTTTCCTGCCGCCCACGCCGCAGCGGATACCGCTCGCCAACGGGCTCGACCTGGTGATCATCGAGAAGCACGAAGTACCCACCATTGCCTGCGCCGTCTACTTCCCGGGCGGCGCGGTCATCGACCCCGAGGACCGGGCCGGCCTGGTGTCTTTCACGGGGCGTCTGCTGACCGAGGGGACGAAGACGCGGACGAGCACGCAGATCGCGGAGGAGTCCGAGTTCATCGCCGCCCGGCCCAACGTCGGCGCGGACCGCGAAAACCAGCTCGTCACGGTCGAGGCGCTGACGAAGCACTGGCCGAAGGCGCTCGAGATCATGGCCGACGTTATCCTCAACCCGACCTTTCCGGAGAACGAGGTGGAGCGGGTGCGGCGCGAGCGCCTGACCGACCTCCGCCGCATCAAGGACGACCCGAACGCCATCGCCGACCGGGTGGAGGTCGGCCTGCTGTTCGGCCGTCAGACGCCGCACGGTCATCCCATAGGCGGCTGGGAGGAGTCGGTCGCGGCGATAACGCTGCCGGAGATGGTGGACACGCACGGCCGCGCCTTCCTGAATAACCGGCCTTCGGTGGTGATCGTCGGTGACATCAAGGTAGAGGAAGCTGCCAGGCAGATAGAGGGAGCATTCGCCGGCTGGCGCGCGGCGGCGCCCCCGAAGCCGCCCGCGCAAGAGTTTCCGGAGCCCTCGGGCGTCACCATCTATCTCATCGACAAGCCGGGCGCGGCTCAGTCTGTCATACGCGCCGGGCACCTCTCGCTGCCGCGCCCGAACCCGGACTACTTCCCGCTTGTAGTGATGAACATGGCCTTCGGCGGCCAGTTCACCGCCCGGCTCAACATGAACCTGCGCGAGGACAAAGGCTACAGCTACGGCTACCGCTCGCGATTCGATTGGCGCTTGTCCCGCTCGGTCTTCTCCGCCGGCGGCTCTGTGCAGACGGCGGTGACCAAGGAATCGATCATCGAGACCTTGAAGGAGTACGAGGACCTGCACGGCAGGCGGCCGATCACGGAGGAGGAGTTCGAGAAGGCGAAGCTGGGGATTATCCGCGGCTATCCGCCGACCTTCGAGACGCCGGGCCAGGTGTTGCGTCGCCTGCTGGACGTCGTGCACTTTGGGCTGCCTGACGACTACTTCACGACCCAGGTCCAGCAGCTCGAGGCGGTCACGCTGGCCGACGTCCGGCGCGTGGCGGCCGAGCACGTCCATCCGGACCGGCTGACCGTCCTCGTCGTCGGCGACCTCGCCGTCATCGAGCCGGGCATCAGGGAGCTCGGGTATCCCGTGGTGCTGCTCGATCACGAAGGACGGCCGCTGGAGTAGATCGCGCTTCCGGAACCTGATCAAGGGGCCGGAGGTCTTGAAGACCTCCGGCCCCTGGTCGCTATTTTGCCTGGGCTGACTGGCTTGCCCGTTTCCGCCGTCGGAGTTCGTCTCCGTGGATGTTGGCCTCTTGGCCCTCTGCCGCGGACTTGGGCTATGTGATTCGCCCTGCCCCTGGTGGCGACAGGGCAATCAATTGTCCACCTGCCACACCTGGAAGGCCGTACGGATTGACCTCGCGTCCGTCATCATTTTTCAACCCTTCCGGCCATAACCTAGACCAGCGACACCAGGTGAAACAGGGCCATTCGGCCCGAGTGCGGCTGACCCCCTCAGGCGCCTCGCGGACGGCCGGCGAAGCGCTGCAGCTCGCGGGCCAGGTCCAGGGGCATCGTGACAGCGCGCCGCTCGTACTCGCCCCAGGCCTCGCGCGGCACACGCCACATAACTTCGAACTCGATGCCGTCGGGGTCGGCGCCGTAGAGGGACTTCGAGACGCCGTGGTCGCTCATGCCGCGAAGCGCGCCCAACTCGCCGAGCGAGCGGGCGGCTTCCGCCAGCTCCTCGATCGTCTCGACTTCCCAGGCGAGGTGGTAGAGGCCCACGTTGCCCGGCACTACCTGGCCGCCGCGTGCGCGGAAGAGGCCGAGGTCGTGGTGGTTCGCGCCGCCAGCAGCCTTCATGAAGATGGCGCTGTCTCCCATGCGGTCCACCACCTCGAAGCCGAAGGCGTTTTCGTAGAAGCGGGCAGACCTCTCCGGATCGGAGACGAAGAGGACGGCATGATTGAGGTTGGAGATCCTTGCCATGGGGGCCTCCGTCGCGGTTCGGGGTGCGTTCCCACCCAGCGTACCAGAGCAGGGGTTACTTCTCCGGCGGCTCCGGGTCCGGGATGGCGCGCAGCGAGAAGCCGAACTCGGCGCCGCCGCCCTCGCGCGGCTGCACCCAGATCCGCCCCCCCTGCGCTTCGATCACCCGCTTGCAGACCGCGAGGCCGACGCCAACACCCGAGGCCCAGGCGCGCGCCGCCTCCGAACGGAAGAACGGGGTGAAGATGCGCTCCCGGTCCTCCAGGGTGATGCCTATACCCCGGTCCAGGACGCGCACCCCTGGCTCTTCCGATCCCGTCACCACCACTTCGACCGGCTGGTCGCCTCGGCTGTACTTGATGGCGTTGCTCACCAGGTTCTCCATGACGAGCTCGACGTAGGTCGCGTTGCCCATTACCGGCGGCACGTCGCCCTCACGGCGCAAGCTGATCTCCCGGCCGCGGTTGCGCTCACGAAGAGACGTGATGGTCCTCTGGGCGACGCTGGCGAGGGGCACCGGCTCCAGCTCCAGCTGGCCAGCATCGAGCTTCGTCATCAGGAGCAGGTTCTCGATTATCCGTTGCAAGCGCGCCGTCTCGCTGACGATGTCTTCGAGCAGCAGGCGGCGGTCGGCGTCGGAGATCCGCTCGTACCGCTCGCTCAGGAGGCGGGAGCCGCCGTAGATGGTAGAGAGAGGCGTGCGCAGTTCGTGCGAGATGAGGCTCAGGAACTGGTCCTTGAGGGCGGCGGACTGGCGGATCGCCTCCTCGGCAGCTTTCTGCGCCGAGATGTCCCGCGCGATCTTGGAGGCGCCGATGATGCGGCCGCTGTGGTCGCGGAGGGGCGAGATGGCATCCGAGATCGGTACGAGCGTGCCGTCCTTGCGAAGCCGCACGGTCTCGTACGGCTCGACGCGCTCCCCGGCGCGGATGCGCGCCAGGATGCGGTCCTCCTCCTCCTGGCGCTCCTCCGGGATCAGCATGCGGATCGACTTGCCAATCGTCTCCTCGGCCGTGTAGCCGAAGAGCCGCTCGGCCCCGGGGTTCCAGGACTGGATGATGCCGTCGAGGTCCTTGGAGATGACCGCGTCGTCGGACGACTCCACTATGGCCGCGAGGCGGAGCGCGGCCTCCGCGGCGCGGCGCGACTCCGTGACGTCGACGAAGATGCCGAGTGCGCCACGCACCTTCCCCTCGGCGTCATGGAGGGGGGACGCGTACTCGAGGAGGCTCAGCCTGGCGCCGTCCCCGCGCACCAGCTCATATTCGAGGTCCGCCAGGTAGACGTCCTCGCGTGCCGCCCGTTGCATCGGAAGCTGCTCGGGCGGCACTTCGATTCCATCCTTGTACAGCCGGAACGGGAGGTCCTGGCCACCGGGACCGCTGAGGGACGCATCCGCGCCCTCGCTGATGCCGAGCATCCTTGCCCCGGCGCGGTTCACCGTTATCCGGGACGCTTCCGGGTCGTGCGCCACGGCGATGGCGATGGGCACGACGTCGAATAGGGTTTCCAGCTCTTCCACGCGCCGCTGCAGCTCTTCGGTCAGCCGGCGCCTCTCCTCCTCGGCGCGGCGCCGCTCGCTGATGTCTCGTTTGATACCGACGTAGAACAGGGGCCGGCCCTGGCCGTCTGTGACCGCAAAGGCGGAAAGGTCGACGTCAACCTCCTCGCCCGTACTGGTGCGGCTGACGACGTCGGCGCGGAACCGGCCCTTCGCCTGCAGTTCGCCTACCACCCGCTCGAAGGTCTCCTGCCCCAGGTGCAGGGCCGGCGTCTGCCCCTGCAGGTCCTCGTCCGTGTAGCCCGTGAGCCTCGCGTGCGCGGAGTTCTGCTCGTGGTAGTAGCCGTTCGGGTCGATGATGGCAATGCCCTCGAAGGAGTTCCGGAAGATGGCCTCGTAGAGCGCGCGGCGCTCCTCGGCGTGCTTCCGCGCCGTGATGTCGCGCGTAAAGCAACGGCTGTGCACGAACTCTCCCTCTCGCCACAACCCGCTCGAGTCGATCAACACGTGCCGAATGGAGCCGTCCTTGCATCGGAGCCGCGCTTCATACTCGCGGACCACCTCGCCACGCCTCAGCCGGGCGAGAATGTCATCGATCGCCTCCCGATCGACGTGGAAGTCGGCAACGTGGCGCCCTACGTACTCTCCTTCCGCATAGCCGAGGAGGTCCAGTTCCGCCTGGTTGGCCCCGATAATCCTGCCTTCGCCGTCGACCCAGTGCAGGGCGACGGCCGCATTTTCGAAGAAGTCACGCAGGTTCTCTTCGCTCTCACGCAGGGCCTCGACGTGCCGCCGGTGCTCTTGCTGGTCGAGGCCGAAGGCCACCTGCGTGGCGATGGTGCTAGAC
Above is a genomic segment from Dehalococcoidia bacterium containing:
- a CDS encoding PAS domain S-box protein — protein: MALEVRSGRSKSYLRPEPLHRLTSAIAKARQPEEIYESALHCLSESLDVTRSSIVLFDPDGVMRFKAWRGLSDGYRRAVEGHTPWSPDAVDPQPVLVPDVLLEPSLSSFLPVIQHEGIRALAFIPLTIGDRLLGKFMLYYPAPHDFGADELAVSSTIATQVAFGLDQQEHRRHVEALRESEENLRDFFENAAVALHWVDGEGRIIGANQAELDLLGYAEGEYVGRHVADFHVDREAIDDILARLRRGEVVREYEARLRCKDGSIRHVLIDSSGLWREGEFVHSRCFTRDITARKHAEERRALYEAIFRNSFEGIAIIDPNGYYHEQNSAHARLTGYTDEDLQGQTPALHLGQETFERVVGELQAKGRFRADVVSRTSTGEEVDVDLSAFAVTDGQGRPLFYVGIKRDISERRRAEEERRRLTEELQRRVEELETLFDVVPIAIAVAHDPEASRITVNRAGARMLGISEGADASLSGPGGQDLPFRLYKDGIEVPPEQLPMQRAAREDVYLADLEYELVRGDGARLSLLEYASPLHDAEGKVRGALGIFVDVTESRRAAEAALRLAAIVESSDDAVISKDLDGIIQSWNPGAERLFGYTAEETIGKSIRMLIPEERQEEEDRILARIRAGERVEPYETVRLRKDGTLVPISDAISPLRDHSGRIIGASKIARDISAQKAAEEAIRQSAALKDQFLSLISHELRTPLSTIYGGSRLLSERYERISDADRRLLLEDIVSETARLQRIIENLLLMTKLDAGQLELEPVPLASVAQRTITSLRERNRGREISLRREGDVPPVMGNATYVELVMENLVSNAIKYSRGDQPVEVVVTGSEEPGVRVLDRGIGITLEDRERIFTPFFRSEAARAWASGVGVGLAVCKRVIEAQGGRIWVQPREGGGAEFGFSLRAIPDPEPPEK
- a CDS encoding pitrilysin family protein → MPMNISFQKHTLKNGLDVILHEDHSIPMVAVNIWYHVGSQNEVPGRTGFAHLFEHVMFEGSKHHNKEYFEPLQEAGGNINGSTSTDRTNYYENVPSNYLELALWLESDRMGFLLDALDERKFEIQRDVVKNERRQSYENRPYGMAGWEIRKALFPPNHPYHWQTIGSQEDLDAATLEDVKDFFRRFYAPNNASLAIAGDINPEEALKLVEKYFGDLPPAPPVPRLERWTPRPDHEIRVNLLDRVQLERIFFSWVTPPRFDPDEAPLDVLVSILGEGRSSRLHRSLVYEKQIAREASAYYAAMEIAGELRMDATVAPGHSVDEVEAALLAEVRRIQEEPPSEEEVQRAVNRLEAYYVRQLESLGGFGGRADLLNYFNVLAGDPGRINSDFDRYTRVSPEDVRRVAREWLTEGRVRLVVRPKPELAPLPPKVDRSVKPPPAPQPAFLPPTPQRIPLANGLDLVIIEKHEVPTIACAVYFPGGAVIDPEDRAGLVSFTGRLLTEGTKTRTSTQIAEESEFIAARPNVGADRENQLVTVEALTKHWPKALEIMADVILNPTFPENEVERVRRERLTDLRRIKDDPNAIADRVEVGLLFGRQTPHGHPIGGWEESVAAITLPEMVDTHGRAFLNNRPSVVIVGDIKVEEAARQIEGAFAGWRAAAPPKPPAQEFPEPSGVTIYLIDKPGAAQSVIRAGHLSLPRPNPDYFPLVVMNMAFGGQFTARLNMNLREDKGYSYGYRSRFDWRLSRSVFSAGGSVQTAVTKESIIETLKEYEDLHGRRPITEEEFEKAKLGIIRGYPPTFETPGQVLRRLLDVVHFGLPDDYFTTQVQQLEAVTLADVRRVAAEHVHPDRLTVLVVGDLAVIEPGIRELGYPVVLLDHEGRPLE
- a CDS encoding VOC family protein produces the protein MARISNLNHAVLFVSDPERSARFYENAFGFEVVDRMGDSAIFMKAAGGANHHDLGLFRARGGQVVPGNVGLYHLAWEVETIEELAEAARSLGELGALRGMSDHGVSKSLYGADPDGIEFEVMWRVPREAWGEYERRAVTMPLDLARELQRFAGRPRGA
- a CDS encoding ABC transporter permease, with product MQRYIMQRLILSLPTLIGVSILTFVGLRVILPQDVIDTIVGEFGRNDPQLRKNLERELGLSSSIPQQYLEYMGLWPTCLKRNSQGDCTEKKFSGVLQGNLGKSLHNGRSVTSEMKRRVPISFELGLWAQATAIAASVPMGVWAAVKQDKFPDYGLRTAAILLNAVPGFWIAVLVITFGSIWFNWAPPIKFKTLTEDPIAHLKIMATPALIIGLTPSGGLIRLVRTQMLEVLRQDYVRTAHAKGLSNATVFYKHALRNALIPVVTVIGVGLPGIIAGTVIFEQIFVIPGMGRYLVDSVNIRDYPVVQGLNLVFATLLIFSVLLVDISYSFLDPRIRYR
- a CDS encoding ABC transporter permease, whose amino-acid sequence is MAVQQLGGIAEIEGWRQERERPLPARVFAGLASFARRKPLGFICGLIVFALMIIGDLVPVTANFIYHVAGTPFGGGYDSVSTAITAAEGKPVPYVAGLVAPFKYDKNHLRDRLESPSSTYLLGTDELGRDILSRLIYGARVSIIVPFGAVLISEAIAATIGIMSAYYGGWVDKISQRLVDIFQALPGLVVIITVLGIFGSGLWQMIAVIGVLGGPPGSRIIRGQVLSIMASPYIEAGRVIGAGDRRIMMKYVLPNVMALIILGSTIRLGGVVLLEASLSFLGYGLPPPFPSWGQMLSLQGREYMRTAPGLAIYPGIAIGIVVFSYNLLGDALRDVLDPRLRGSR
- a CDS encoding cyclic nucleotide-binding domain-containing protein, with protein sequence MAVEDTLQQVELFSEMPRKDLTRLAKVTVKREYKKGDIIVREGDLGIAFYVVSKGHVEIVRGLGKPEEHVIYTHGPGGFFGEMALFDNQVRNASARAKDDCECLVLTKWDFNAELNAPGSRVAVAMLPILARRIRALNEAAETH
- a CDS encoding dihydrolipoamide acetyltransferase family protein; protein product: IARRMSQSKREAPHYYLTLDVDMTEALRMRAQINEGLGESGRVSVNDLLIIACTRALQQHPNFNSWWVEDHLQVHGRINIGIAIALEDGLIAPAVLDCQAKPLTQISREARDLAERARSGGALSPEEYTAGTFTITNLGAFGVDSLIGIINPPQTAILGVGRVQERPVVKDGQVVVRSMMTLALSADHRATDGAEGARFLATLKDLLEKPALMFV